The nucleotide sequence CAAGCACTCCCAGCGAGAACGCTGCACCGACCGTCGTGATGCTCCAGCCCGGCTCACGCGCCATCGCTGGCGCAACGACGGCGAACGCGTAGTACAGCACTCCCCACGAGACGAGCTGTGTGAGGGACAGGGCGACCACGGCCCGCCGCAGCTCAGGCGGGCCGGACCGCAGCGTGTCAACCGCAGCAGGCACTTTCCGCCGCCTCACGTGGCTTCTTCGCACCGCACGCGGATCCCGATGCGGGAAGGATCAGCTCGACCCGCGCGGCAGCGTCGTGATCCCCTGCCAGCTCAGCGACGACGGAGCGTGCTTGCTCATACCCGGTCGCGAGCAGAAGGTTCGGCGCGCGGCCATAGCTTTTCGCGCCGATCGCATAGAATCCGCGCTCCGGATGAGCCAGTTCGGCCGCACCGTGCGGAGGGACTGACCCGCACGAATGCACATTCGGATCGATCAGCGGAGCCAGCGTGCGCGTGCTCTCCACCCACGGATCCAGATCCAGACGCAGCTCACGCAGGAAGCTGAAGTCAGGCCGGAACCCTGTCGCTGCGATCACCTCGTCAAATGGGCCCGCCTTACGTCCGTCGGCGGACAGAAGCACAATCGCTCTGCCCACGACGTCGATGCGTTCGACACCGAATCCGGTCTCCAGCTGCACCCGGCCGGATGAGACCAGTTCGTGCGCGTCCGCGCCGAGCCGCCCCCGCTCCGGCAGCCGGGCATCCACTTCGTCACCGAACAGGTTCTCGCCCCTGCGCATGATCCACGTGACAGTCGTGGCAGGTGCGCCTTCTGCGAGTTCCCGGAGAACGTGTTTAGCCGAATGGCCGCTGCCCACCACCGCAACTCG is from Hoyosella subflava DQS3-9A1 and encodes:
- a CDS encoding NAD(P)-binding domain-containing protein → MSNELPVAVLGAGPVGLAAAAHLAERNIPFVIFEAGEHAGASIQRWGHVRLFSPWRYNMDPAAQRLLQSDGWSPPELAAYPTGADIVEQYLAPLAALDVIAPHMRLGHRVTGVTRHGVDKLRDDHRADRPFVVTTSSDDGVTRTLARAVIDATGTWLTPNPVGTEGIPAIGEDTAARQITYGIPDVLPTDRYAGKRVAVVGSGHSAKHVLRELAEGAPATTVTWIMRRGENLFGDEVDARLPERGRLGADAHELVSSGRVQLETGFGVERIDVVGRAIVLLSADGRKAGPFDEVIAATGFRPDFSFLRELRLDLDPWVESTRTLAPLIDPNVHSCGSVPPHGAAELAHPERGFYAIGAKSYGRAPNLLLATGYEQARSVVAELAGDHDAAARVELILPASGSACGAKKPREAAESACCG